The following proteins come from a genomic window of Musa acuminata AAA Group cultivar baxijiao chromosome BXJ1-7, Cavendish_Baxijiao_AAA, whole genome shotgun sequence:
- the LOC135679437 gene encoding protein WVD2-like 7 isoform X4: MATDVDQAYQGWSQGELSDGDTSQEIPVSQMLDHGSISFGRFPIESLSWERRSVFTHNRCQEELEKFNGLVAKKKAYFEERYRRIRAMKAQQNVRQNQHTELTLDYGGDGSMSSQSGEEDGAASQHERFRDGASNNVHSIPEETKPGVTLEQEINCNEPPQERCFNPDSTLPNPDSSRGIPEKTEQDKNTLDTTMLVQPMETESSLPLTGDLKETKSNSSSKLDNKEILLKPKSLESNIEPRRVAPDTKKIKSEQLQSIRKPLHHKSLSKDPAAVRNGLNMKQETKSNGVHSSKGLKTPSQKTASQTLSKIIASRVKSNAMSTLVDLNQPLTKARSISTTLGPFTLVMERRARSRGISTKLDSGSSNMLASSQIQAKGGSSVQDMKKTASSSSGMTSRRGPETKRLIKKRILLTSFKSSELPARNKSICNVGTEPHIATAEGMKRKEGNARMREFQRGTIKTTGPSKSGNMPMDTKQALAGRGADVSRGGSKSKLDDPSLDGRKTSRRETPHWR, from the exons ATGGCAACCGATGTTGATCAAGCTTATCAAGGATGGTCACAGGGGGAATTGTCTGATGGAGATACATCTCAA GAAATCCCAGTTTCTCAAATGCTTGATCATGGTTCCATTTCTTTTGGAAGATTTCCAATTGAGTCATTGTCATGGGAGAGGCGGTCAGTTTTTACTCACAATAGATGTCAAGAGGAACTGGAGAAGTTCAATGGTCTAGTTGCCAAGAAGAAGGCATATTTTGAGGAGCGCTATAGAAGAATTCGAGCTATGAAAGCTCAACAGAATGTTCGACAGAATCAACATACGGAGCTCACATTGGATTATGGTGGTGATGGTAGTATGTCTAGCCAAAGCGGTGAAGAAGATGGAGCAGCTTCACAGCATGAAAGATTCAGAGATGGGGCATCAAACAATGTTCATTCTATCCCAGAAGAGACTAAACCTGGAGTAACCCTTGAGCAGGAAATTAACTGCAATGAACCTCCTCAAGAAAGGTGCTTTAATCCAGACTCCACATTGCCAAATCCTGATTCCTCAAGAGGAATTCCAGAGAAGACTGAGCAAGATAAAAACACTTTAGACACTACTATGCTGGTACAACCAATGGAAACAGAGTCCTCATTGCCCCTTACAGGAGATTTGAAGGAGACTAAATCAAATTCTAGCAGCAAACTTGACAATAAAGAGATCTTGCTGAAGCCTAAGAGCCTTGAATCAAACATTGAGCCTAGAAGAGTTGCACCGGATACTAAGAAAATTAAGTCTGAACAATTGCAGTCAATTAGAAAACCTTTGCACCATAAATCACTTTCTAAG GATCCTGCCGCAGTTAGAAATGGTTTAAATATGAAACAAGAAACTAAGTCGAATGGGGTTCACTCATCAAAGGGACTAAAAACTCCATCACAAAAGACGGCCAGTCAGACTTTGAGCAAGATCATAGCTAGTAGAGTCAAAAGCAATGCTATGTCCACCTTGGTTGATCTAAATCAACCTCTTACAAAAGCACGCTCTATTAGCACCACACTGGGTCCATTTACTCTTGTAATGGAAAGAAGAGCAAGAAGTAGAGGAATTTCAACAAAGCTGGACTCTGGAAGCTCAAACATGCTAGCATCATCACAAATTCAAGCAAAGGGTGGATCAAGTGTGCAG GACATGAAGAAAACAGCTTCTTCATCTAGTGGAATGACAAGTAGAAGAGGACCTGAAACTAAAAGGTTGATTAAAAAAAGGATATTGTTGACATCTTTCAA gtCTAGTGAGCTTCCTGCTAGGAACAAGTCCATATGTAATGTTGGAACTGAGCCCCATATTGCAACTGCCGAAGGAATGAAACGAAAAGAG GGAAATGCTAGAATGAGGGAGTTCCAAAGAGGTACTATAAAGACAACTGGCCCTTCTAAGTCTGGGAATATGCCGATGGATACTAAGCAG GCACTTGCAGGCCGAGGAGCTGATGTATCTCGTGGTGGGAGCAAATCAAAGCTTGATGATCCATCACTGGATGGGAGGAAGACAAG CAGGAGAGAGACACCGCACTGGCGATGA
- the LOC135679437 gene encoding protein WVD2-like 7 isoform X2, with amino-acid sequence MATDVDQAYQGWSQGELSDGDTSQEIPVSQMLDHGSISFGRFPIESLSWERRSVFTHNRCQEELEKFNGLVAKKKAYFEERYRRIRAMKAQQNVRQNQHTELTLDYGGDGSMSSQSGEEDGAASQHERFRDGASNNVHSIPEETKPGVTLEQEINCNEPPQERCFNPDSTLPNPDSSRGIPEKTEQDKNTLDTTMLVQPMETESSLPLTGDLKETKSNSSSKLDNKEILLKPKSLESNIEPRRVAPDTKKIKSEQLQSIRKPLHHKSLSKDPAAVRNGLNMKQETKSNGVHSSKGLKTPSQKTASQTLSKIIASRVKSNAMSTLVDLNQPLTKARSISTTLGPFTLVMERRARSRGISTKLDSGSSNMLASSQIQAKGGSSVQDMKKTASSSSGMTSRRGPETKRLIKKRILLTSFKNLKEVKKKPLAVDSHYANLKKIEAHVLGPPESRSSELPARNKSICNVGTEPHIATAEGMKRKEGNARMREFQRGTIKTTGPSKSGNMPMDTKQALAGRGADVSRGGSKSKLDDPSLDGRKTRRETPHWR; translated from the exons ATGGCAACCGATGTTGATCAAGCTTATCAAGGATGGTCACAGGGGGAATTGTCTGATGGAGATACATCTCAA GAAATCCCAGTTTCTCAAATGCTTGATCATGGTTCCATTTCTTTTGGAAGATTTCCAATTGAGTCATTGTCATGGGAGAGGCGGTCAGTTTTTACTCACAATAGATGTCAAGAGGAACTGGAGAAGTTCAATGGTCTAGTTGCCAAGAAGAAGGCATATTTTGAGGAGCGCTATAGAAGAATTCGAGCTATGAAAGCTCAACAGAATGTTCGACAGAATCAACATACGGAGCTCACATTGGATTATGGTGGTGATGGTAGTATGTCTAGCCAAAGCGGTGAAGAAGATGGAGCAGCTTCACAGCATGAAAGATTCAGAGATGGGGCATCAAACAATGTTCATTCTATCCCAGAAGAGACTAAACCTGGAGTAACCCTTGAGCAGGAAATTAACTGCAATGAACCTCCTCAAGAAAGGTGCTTTAATCCAGACTCCACATTGCCAAATCCTGATTCCTCAAGAGGAATTCCAGAGAAGACTGAGCAAGATAAAAACACTTTAGACACTACTATGCTGGTACAACCAATGGAAACAGAGTCCTCATTGCCCCTTACAGGAGATTTGAAGGAGACTAAATCAAATTCTAGCAGCAAACTTGACAATAAAGAGATCTTGCTGAAGCCTAAGAGCCTTGAATCAAACATTGAGCCTAGAAGAGTTGCACCGGATACTAAGAAAATTAAGTCTGAACAATTGCAGTCAATTAGAAAACCTTTGCACCATAAATCACTTTCTAAG GATCCTGCCGCAGTTAGAAATGGTTTAAATATGAAACAAGAAACTAAGTCGAATGGGGTTCACTCATCAAAGGGACTAAAAACTCCATCACAAAAGACGGCCAGTCAGACTTTGAGCAAGATCATAGCTAGTAGAGTCAAAAGCAATGCTATGTCCACCTTGGTTGATCTAAATCAACCTCTTACAAAAGCACGCTCTATTAGCACCACACTGGGTCCATTTACTCTTGTAATGGAAAGAAGAGCAAGAAGTAGAGGAATTTCAACAAAGCTGGACTCTGGAAGCTCAAACATGCTAGCATCATCACAAATTCAAGCAAAGGGTGGATCAAGTGTGCAG GACATGAAGAAAACAGCTTCTTCATCTAGTGGAATGACAAGTAGAAGAGGACCTGAAACTAAAAGGTTGATTAAAAAAAGGATATTGTTGACATCTTTCAA AAACTTAAAAGAAGTAAAGAAGAAGCCTTTAGCAGTGGACAGCCACTATGCAAACTTAAAGAAAATTGAGGCACATGTTCTTGGGCCACCCGAGTCAAG gtCTAGTGAGCTTCCTGCTAGGAACAAGTCCATATGTAATGTTGGAACTGAGCCCCATATTGCAACTGCCGAAGGAATGAAACGAAAAGAG GGAAATGCTAGAATGAGGGAGTTCCAAAGAGGTACTATAAAGACAACTGGCCCTTCTAAGTCTGGGAATATGCCGATGGATACTAAGCAG GCACTTGCAGGCCGAGGAGCTGATGTATCTCGTGGTGGGAGCAAATCAAAGCTTGATGATCCATCACTGGATGGGAGGAAGACAAG GAGAGAGACACCGCACTGGCGATGA
- the LOC135679437 gene encoding protein WVD2-like 7 isoform X1 — protein sequence MATDVDQAYQGWSQGELSDGDTSQEIPVSQMLDHGSISFGRFPIESLSWERRSVFTHNRCQEELEKFNGLVAKKKAYFEERYRRIRAMKAQQNVRQNQHTELTLDYGGDGSMSSQSGEEDGAASQHERFRDGASNNVHSIPEETKPGVTLEQEINCNEPPQERCFNPDSTLPNPDSSRGIPEKTEQDKNTLDTTMLVQPMETESSLPLTGDLKETKSNSSSKLDNKEILLKPKSLESNIEPRRVAPDTKKIKSEQLQSIRKPLHHKSLSKDPAAVRNGLNMKQETKSNGVHSSKGLKTPSQKTASQTLSKIIASRVKSNAMSTLVDLNQPLTKARSISTTLGPFTLVMERRARSRGISTKLDSGSSNMLASSQIQAKGGSSVQDMKKTASSSSGMTSRRGPETKRLIKKRILLTSFKNLKEVKKKPLAVDSHYANLKKIEAHVLGPPESRSSELPARNKSICNVGTEPHIATAEGMKRKEGNARMREFQRGTIKTTGPSKSGNMPMDTKQALAGRGADVSRGGSKSKLDDPSLDGRKTSRRETPHWR from the exons ATGGCAACCGATGTTGATCAAGCTTATCAAGGATGGTCACAGGGGGAATTGTCTGATGGAGATACATCTCAA GAAATCCCAGTTTCTCAAATGCTTGATCATGGTTCCATTTCTTTTGGAAGATTTCCAATTGAGTCATTGTCATGGGAGAGGCGGTCAGTTTTTACTCACAATAGATGTCAAGAGGAACTGGAGAAGTTCAATGGTCTAGTTGCCAAGAAGAAGGCATATTTTGAGGAGCGCTATAGAAGAATTCGAGCTATGAAAGCTCAACAGAATGTTCGACAGAATCAACATACGGAGCTCACATTGGATTATGGTGGTGATGGTAGTATGTCTAGCCAAAGCGGTGAAGAAGATGGAGCAGCTTCACAGCATGAAAGATTCAGAGATGGGGCATCAAACAATGTTCATTCTATCCCAGAAGAGACTAAACCTGGAGTAACCCTTGAGCAGGAAATTAACTGCAATGAACCTCCTCAAGAAAGGTGCTTTAATCCAGACTCCACATTGCCAAATCCTGATTCCTCAAGAGGAATTCCAGAGAAGACTGAGCAAGATAAAAACACTTTAGACACTACTATGCTGGTACAACCAATGGAAACAGAGTCCTCATTGCCCCTTACAGGAGATTTGAAGGAGACTAAATCAAATTCTAGCAGCAAACTTGACAATAAAGAGATCTTGCTGAAGCCTAAGAGCCTTGAATCAAACATTGAGCCTAGAAGAGTTGCACCGGATACTAAGAAAATTAAGTCTGAACAATTGCAGTCAATTAGAAAACCTTTGCACCATAAATCACTTTCTAAG GATCCTGCCGCAGTTAGAAATGGTTTAAATATGAAACAAGAAACTAAGTCGAATGGGGTTCACTCATCAAAGGGACTAAAAACTCCATCACAAAAGACGGCCAGTCAGACTTTGAGCAAGATCATAGCTAGTAGAGTCAAAAGCAATGCTATGTCCACCTTGGTTGATCTAAATCAACCTCTTACAAAAGCACGCTCTATTAGCACCACACTGGGTCCATTTACTCTTGTAATGGAAAGAAGAGCAAGAAGTAGAGGAATTTCAACAAAGCTGGACTCTGGAAGCTCAAACATGCTAGCATCATCACAAATTCAAGCAAAGGGTGGATCAAGTGTGCAG GACATGAAGAAAACAGCTTCTTCATCTAGTGGAATGACAAGTAGAAGAGGACCTGAAACTAAAAGGTTGATTAAAAAAAGGATATTGTTGACATCTTTCAA AAACTTAAAAGAAGTAAAGAAGAAGCCTTTAGCAGTGGACAGCCACTATGCAAACTTAAAGAAAATTGAGGCACATGTTCTTGGGCCACCCGAGTCAAG gtCTAGTGAGCTTCCTGCTAGGAACAAGTCCATATGTAATGTTGGAACTGAGCCCCATATTGCAACTGCCGAAGGAATGAAACGAAAAGAG GGAAATGCTAGAATGAGGGAGTTCCAAAGAGGTACTATAAAGACAACTGGCCCTTCTAAGTCTGGGAATATGCCGATGGATACTAAGCAG GCACTTGCAGGCCGAGGAGCTGATGTATCTCGTGGTGGGAGCAAATCAAAGCTTGATGATCCATCACTGGATGGGAGGAAGACAAG CAGGAGAGAGACACCGCACTGGCGATGA
- the LOC135679437 gene encoding protein WVD2-like 7 isoform X3, whose protein sequence is MATDVDQAYQGWSQGELSDGDTSQEIPVSQMLDHGSISFGRFPIESLSWERRSVFTHNRCQEELEKFNGLVAKKKAYFEERYRRIRAMKAQQNVRQNQHTELTLDYGGDGSMSSQSGEEDGAASQHERFRDGASNNVHSIPEETKPGVTLEQEINCNEPPQERCFNPDSTLPNPDSSRGIPEKTEQDKNTLDTTMLVQPMETESSLPLTGDLKETKSNSSSKLDNKEILLKPKSLESNIEPRRVAPDTKKIKSEQLQSIRKPLHHKSLSKDPAAVRNGLNMKQETKSNGVHSSKGLKTPSQKTASQTLSKIIASRVKSNAMSTLVDLNQPLTKARSISTTLGPFTLVMERRARSRGISTKLDSGSSNMLASSQIQAKGGSSVQDMKKTASSSSGMTSRRGPETKRNLKEVKKKPLAVDSHYANLKKIEAHVLGPPESRSSELPARNKSICNVGTEPHIATAEGMKRKEGNARMREFQRGTIKTTGPSKSGNMPMDTKQALAGRGADVSRGGSKSKLDDPSLDGRKTSRRETPHWR, encoded by the exons ATGGCAACCGATGTTGATCAAGCTTATCAAGGATGGTCACAGGGGGAATTGTCTGATGGAGATACATCTCAA GAAATCCCAGTTTCTCAAATGCTTGATCATGGTTCCATTTCTTTTGGAAGATTTCCAATTGAGTCATTGTCATGGGAGAGGCGGTCAGTTTTTACTCACAATAGATGTCAAGAGGAACTGGAGAAGTTCAATGGTCTAGTTGCCAAGAAGAAGGCATATTTTGAGGAGCGCTATAGAAGAATTCGAGCTATGAAAGCTCAACAGAATGTTCGACAGAATCAACATACGGAGCTCACATTGGATTATGGTGGTGATGGTAGTATGTCTAGCCAAAGCGGTGAAGAAGATGGAGCAGCTTCACAGCATGAAAGATTCAGAGATGGGGCATCAAACAATGTTCATTCTATCCCAGAAGAGACTAAACCTGGAGTAACCCTTGAGCAGGAAATTAACTGCAATGAACCTCCTCAAGAAAGGTGCTTTAATCCAGACTCCACATTGCCAAATCCTGATTCCTCAAGAGGAATTCCAGAGAAGACTGAGCAAGATAAAAACACTTTAGACACTACTATGCTGGTACAACCAATGGAAACAGAGTCCTCATTGCCCCTTACAGGAGATTTGAAGGAGACTAAATCAAATTCTAGCAGCAAACTTGACAATAAAGAGATCTTGCTGAAGCCTAAGAGCCTTGAATCAAACATTGAGCCTAGAAGAGTTGCACCGGATACTAAGAAAATTAAGTCTGAACAATTGCAGTCAATTAGAAAACCTTTGCACCATAAATCACTTTCTAAG GATCCTGCCGCAGTTAGAAATGGTTTAAATATGAAACAAGAAACTAAGTCGAATGGGGTTCACTCATCAAAGGGACTAAAAACTCCATCACAAAAGACGGCCAGTCAGACTTTGAGCAAGATCATAGCTAGTAGAGTCAAAAGCAATGCTATGTCCACCTTGGTTGATCTAAATCAACCTCTTACAAAAGCACGCTCTATTAGCACCACACTGGGTCCATTTACTCTTGTAATGGAAAGAAGAGCAAGAAGTAGAGGAATTTCAACAAAGCTGGACTCTGGAAGCTCAAACATGCTAGCATCATCACAAATTCAAGCAAAGGGTGGATCAAGTGTGCAG GACATGAAGAAAACAGCTTCTTCATCTAGTGGAATGACAAGTAGAAGAGGACCTGAAACTAAAAG AAACTTAAAAGAAGTAAAGAAGAAGCCTTTAGCAGTGGACAGCCACTATGCAAACTTAAAGAAAATTGAGGCACATGTTCTTGGGCCACCCGAGTCAAG gtCTAGTGAGCTTCCTGCTAGGAACAAGTCCATATGTAATGTTGGAACTGAGCCCCATATTGCAACTGCCGAAGGAATGAAACGAAAAGAG GGAAATGCTAGAATGAGGGAGTTCCAAAGAGGTACTATAAAGACAACTGGCCCTTCTAAGTCTGGGAATATGCCGATGGATACTAAGCAG GCACTTGCAGGCCGAGGAGCTGATGTATCTCGTGGTGGGAGCAAATCAAAGCTTGATGATCCATCACTGGATGGGAGGAAGACAAG CAGGAGAGAGACACCGCACTGGCGATGA